The Plasmodium knowlesi strain H genome assembly, chromosome: 12 sequence ataaataaataaataaacgcATGTCAGGACATATACGTAAATAAATACTCGTGCCCGATCATCCACATGTTTTAGCAGTACCGGGGGACATACGTGGAGAACGCACAATTTTGCAACAACACAAATAGTTAGGGAAGGAGATATTGCAAAATTGTTCAGCTCATCGGACAAATAAATTTAAGTCAACGGGATAAGAAATCGCGCTTCTTTGAAACATTTTTACTAAACAGACAAGCAAACATGAAGTAAGGATGGGGGGGTTCACCGACCCAAGAAGGGGGCGCGACGGATGCTTTGtcgtgtgtatatatttatgctaTTGCATGGCAGTTGTGATGTACCCGTGTGGATTGGCcaaatttcattttgttgcacACCGCCCCATTTTGCTCTATTTTGCCCCACTTGGTTTATCTCTTTAtctgaacaattttttccctcccagATTTTTCAGGCCTAAGAAGGAGCACACGTTGGACGAAGCATATGGTAATAACGCTTTATgggcacacaaaaaaaaaaaaaaaaaaaaaaaaaggaaaaaggaaaacaccaTGTAGGGTGTGCTGCCTTTAAGCATCCATATGTTTGtctcccccttctttttttttttttttattaatcaTCTAAACGTGCGGTACGTGGACACAACACCGCATGTCTAGAAGTACGGCAAAGTAACATGCCTCCTGCATACGAACACACGCACATCACGTTGCAGGAAACCTGGAGAAGAGCGTAAAAAGCATTGATGATAATATCGACAAATATAACAAGGAGCTAAACATCATTAAGCAAAAaattgaggaagaaaaaaaaaagaatccagTCAATCAGCATGCAATTAACAACTTAAGAAACAAAGCTGCTATCATcattaagagaaaaaaaacgtatgAAAGTAACAAAGAAAATACACTGGGAATTCAATTCAATATAGACcaaataaaatatgcaaaTGATAATGTGCAAATGTCAATTGATACATGTAAGGCCCTGGAGAGCACAagcaaaattatgaaaaaaaatatgaaaaaagtaaatattgggaaaatagaaaaattgcAGGACGACCTCTTTGATTATATGGAAGAGGCAAAAGAAATTGGAGAAATTTTGTCTTCCTCTTATGATATACCCCTAGAGttggatgaaaatgaaattgaTGCAGAGCTATCGTTAATTGAGGATAGCATCCTAGACGA is a genomic window containing:
- a CDS encoding vacuolar protein sorting-associated protein 60, putative, coding for MKFFRPKKEHTLDEAYGNLEKSVKSIDDNIDKYNKELNIIKQKIEEEKKKNPVNQHAINNLRNKAAIIIKRKKTYESNKENTLGIQFNIDQIKYANDNVQMSIDTCKALESTSKIMKKNMKKVNIGKIEKLQDDLFDYMEEAKEIGEILSSSYDIPLELDENEIDAELSLIEDSILDEQVEDNITDYLESDKVEEKQEEAPEQEITATEKNTEVVKNKAKQSENYYTQKES